From Canis lupus baileyi chromosome 16, mCanLup2.hap1, whole genome shotgun sequence, a single genomic window includes:
- the NEK8 gene encoding serine/threonine-protein kinase Nek8 isoform X3 produces MHQILLALHHVHTHLILHRDLKTQNILLDKHRMVVKIGDFGISKILSSKSKAYTVVGTPCYISPELCEGKPYNQKSDIWALGCVLYELASLKRAFEAANLPALVLKIMSGTFAPISDRYSPELRQLVLSLLSLEPSQRPPLSHIMAQPLCIRALLNLHTDLGSVRMRRAEKSLVPGPPMAPGGSTGSRSAGARCRGIPRGLGRPAIPPPLSSVYAWGGGLSAPLRLPMLNTEVVQVAAGRTQKAGVTRSGRLILWEAPPLGAGGGALLPGAVEQQQPQFVSRFLEGQSGVTIKHVACGDLFTACLTDRGIIMTFGSGSNGCLGHGSLNDISQPTIVEALLGYEMVQVACGASHVLALSTERELFAWGRGDGGRLGLGTRESHSCPQQVSMPPGQEAQRVVCGIDSSMILTVPGRALACGSNRFNKLGLDRLSLGEEPAPNQQVEEALSFTPLGSAPFDREPLLSVDLGTAHSAAVTASGDCYTFGSNQHGQLGTNARRVSRAPCQVQGLQNIKIAMVACGDAFTVAVGAEGEVYSWGKGARGRLGRRDEDAGLPRPVQLDEIHPYTVTSVSCCHGNTLLAVRPVTDEPVPP; encoded by the exons ATGCACCAG ATCCTGCTGGCACTGCATCATGTGCATACCCATCTCATCCTGCACCGGGACCTCAAGACTCAAAACATCCTTCTTGACAAACACCGCATGGTTGTCAAGATTGGTGACTTCGGCATCTCCAAGATCCTTAGTAGCAAGAGCAAGGCCTACACG GTGGTGGGCACCCCGTGCTACATCTCCCCTGAACTGTGTGAGGGCAAGCCTTACAATCAGAAGAGTGACATCTGGGCCCTGGGTTGTGTCCTCTATGAGCTGGCCAGTCTCAAGAGGGCCTTTGAAGCTGCA AACCTGCCAGCATTGGTGCTGAAGATCATGAGTGGCACCTTTGCACCCATCTCTGACCGGTACAGCCCTGAGCTACGCCAGCTGGTCCTCAGtctgctcagcctggagccctCACAGCGGCCACCACTCAGCCACATCATGGCACAGCCCCTCTGCATCCGTGCCCTCCTCAACCTTCACACCGACCTGGGCAGTGTCCGCATGAGGAG GGCAGAGAAGTCTCTGGTCCCCGGGCCACCCATGGCCCCCGGCGGCAGCACAGGGAGCAGGAGCGCCGGCGCCCGCTGCAGGG GCATTCCCCGGGGACTCGGCCGGCCGGCCATTCCGCCACCGCTGTCGTCGGTTTACGCGTGGGGTGGCGGGCTCAGCGCCCCTCTGCGGCTGCCGATGCTCAACACAGAAGTGGTGCAGGTGGCAGCTGGACGCACGCAGAAGGCCGGCGTCACGCGCTCGGGGCGCCTCATCCTGTGGGAG GCCCCGCCCCTAGGCGCCGGAGGGGGCGCCCTTCTGCCCGGGGCCgtggagcagcagcagccccagttCGTCTCCCGCTTCCTGGAGGGCCAGTCAGGCGTGACTATCAAGCACGTGGCCTGTGGGGACCTCTTCACTGCTTGCCTGACCG ACCGAGGTATCATCATGACCTTTGGCAGTGGCAGCAATGGGTGCCTGGGCCATGGAAGCCTCAATGACATCAGCCAG CCCACCATTGTGGAGGCCCTGCTGGGCTATGAGATGGTGCAGGTGGCCTGTGGGGCATCTCATGTGCTGGCCCTGTCCACTGAGCGAGAACTCTTTGCCTGGGGCCGCGGAGATGGTG GCCGGCTGGGACTGGGCACCAGGGAGTCCCACAGCTGCCCCCAGCAGGTGTCcatgcccccaggacaggaagccCAGCGGGTTGTATGTGGCATTGACTCCTCCATGATCCTCACTGTACCTGGCAGAGCCCTGGCCTGCGGGAGTAACAG GTTCAACAAGCTGGGCCTGGACCGCCTCtccctgggggaggagcctgcccCCAACCAGCAGGTGGAGGAGGCCCTGAGCTTCACACCGCTAGGTTCTGCACCCTTTGACCGGGAGCCCCTGCTCAGCGTGGACCTGGGCACTGCTCATTCAGCTGCCGTGACTG CCTCTGGTGACTGCTATACTTTTGGCAGCAATCAGCATGGGCAGCTGGGCACTAATGCCCGCCGGGTCAGCCGGGCACCTTGTCAAGTCCAAGGCCTGCAGAACATCAAGATAGCAATGGTAGCCTGTGGGGATGCCTTCACTGTAGCCGTTGGGGCAG AAGGTGAAGTGTACTCATGGGGCAAAGGGGCCCGAGGTCGACTAGGCAGAAGGGATGAGGATGCTGGACTCCCTCGGCCAGTGCAGCTGGATGAGATACACCCCTACACAGTGACTTCTGTGTCCTGTTGCCATGGAAACACTCTACTAGCTGTTCGCC CGGTTACAGATGAGCCAGTTCCACCGTGA
- the NEK8 gene encoding serine/threonine-protein kinase Nek8 isoform X2 translates to MTKEERQAAQNECQVLKLLNHPNVIEYYENFLEDKALMIAMEYAPGGTLAEFIQKRCNSLLEEETILHFFVQILLALHHVHTHLILHRDLKTQNILLDKHRMVVKIGDFGISKILSSKSKAYTVVGTPCYISPELCEGKPYNQKSDIWALGCVLYELASLKRAFEAANLPALVLKIMSGTFAPISDRYSPELRQLVLSLLSLEPSQRPPLSHIMAQPLCIRALLNLHTDLGSVRMRRAEKSLVPGPPMAPGGSTGSRSAGARCRGIPRGLGRPAIPPPLSSVYAWGGGLSAPLRLPMLNTEVVQVAAGRTQKAGVTRSGRLILWEAPPLGAGGGALLPGAVEQQQPQFVSRFLEGQSGVTIKHVACGDLFTACLTDRGIIMTFGSGSNGCLGHGSLNDISQPTIVEALLGYEMVQVACGASHVLALSTERELFAWGRGDGGRLGLGTRESHSCPQQVSMPPGQEAQRVVCGIDSSMILTVPGRALACGSNRFNKLGLDRLSLGEEPAPNQQVEEALSFTPLGSAPFDREPLLSVDLGTAHSAAVTASGDCYTFGSNQHGQLGTNARRVSRAPCQVQGLQNIKIAMVACGDAFTVAVGAEGEVYSWGKGARGRLGRRDEDAGLPRPVQLDEIHPYTVTSVSCCHGNTLLAVRPVTDEPVPP, encoded by the exons ATGACCAAAGAAGAGCGGCAAGCAGCCCAAAATGAGTGTCAGGTCCTCAAACTACTCAACCACCCCAATGTCATTGAGTACTATGAGAACTTCCTGGAGGACAAGGCCCTCATGATTGCCATGGAATATGCACCAG GTGGCACCCTGGCTGAGTTCATCCAAAAGCGCTGTAATTCCTTGCTAGAGGAGGAGACCATCCTGCATTTCTTTGTGCAGATCCTGCTGGCACTGCATCATGTGCATACCCATCTCATCCTGCACCGGGACCTCAAGACTCAAAACATCCTTCTTGACAAACACCGCATGGTTGTCAAGATTGGTGACTTCGGCATCTCCAAGATCCTTAGTAGCAAGAGCAAGGCCTACACG GTGGTGGGCACCCCGTGCTACATCTCCCCTGAACTGTGTGAGGGCAAGCCTTACAATCAGAAGAGTGACATCTGGGCCCTGGGTTGTGTCCTCTATGAGCTGGCCAGTCTCAAGAGGGCCTTTGAAGCTGCA AACCTGCCAGCATTGGTGCTGAAGATCATGAGTGGCACCTTTGCACCCATCTCTGACCGGTACAGCCCTGAGCTACGCCAGCTGGTCCTCAGtctgctcagcctggagccctCACAGCGGCCACCACTCAGCCACATCATGGCACAGCCCCTCTGCATCCGTGCCCTCCTCAACCTTCACACCGACCTGGGCAGTGTCCGCATGAGGAG GGCAGAGAAGTCTCTGGTCCCCGGGCCACCCATGGCCCCCGGCGGCAGCACAGGGAGCAGGAGCGCCGGCGCCCGCTGCAGGG GCATTCCCCGGGGACTCGGCCGGCCGGCCATTCCGCCACCGCTGTCGTCGGTTTACGCGTGGGGTGGCGGGCTCAGCGCCCCTCTGCGGCTGCCGATGCTCAACACAGAAGTGGTGCAGGTGGCAGCTGGACGCACGCAGAAGGCCGGCGTCACGCGCTCGGGGCGCCTCATCCTGTGGGAG GCCCCGCCCCTAGGCGCCGGAGGGGGCGCCCTTCTGCCCGGGGCCgtggagcagcagcagccccagttCGTCTCCCGCTTCCTGGAGGGCCAGTCAGGCGTGACTATCAAGCACGTGGCCTGTGGGGACCTCTTCACTGCTTGCCTGACCG ACCGAGGTATCATCATGACCTTTGGCAGTGGCAGCAATGGGTGCCTGGGCCATGGAAGCCTCAATGACATCAGCCAG CCCACCATTGTGGAGGCCCTGCTGGGCTATGAGATGGTGCAGGTGGCCTGTGGGGCATCTCATGTGCTGGCCCTGTCCACTGAGCGAGAACTCTTTGCCTGGGGCCGCGGAGATGGTG GCCGGCTGGGACTGGGCACCAGGGAGTCCCACAGCTGCCCCCAGCAGGTGTCcatgcccccaggacaggaagccCAGCGGGTTGTATGTGGCATTGACTCCTCCATGATCCTCACTGTACCTGGCAGAGCCCTGGCCTGCGGGAGTAACAG GTTCAACAAGCTGGGCCTGGACCGCCTCtccctgggggaggagcctgcccCCAACCAGCAGGTGGAGGAGGCCCTGAGCTTCACACCGCTAGGTTCTGCACCCTTTGACCGGGAGCCCCTGCTCAGCGTGGACCTGGGCACTGCTCATTCAGCTGCCGTGACTG CCTCTGGTGACTGCTATACTTTTGGCAGCAATCAGCATGGGCAGCTGGGCACTAATGCCCGCCGGGTCAGCCGGGCACCTTGTCAAGTCCAAGGCCTGCAGAACATCAAGATAGCAATGGTAGCCTGTGGGGATGCCTTCACTGTAGCCGTTGGGGCAG AAGGTGAAGTGTACTCATGGGGCAAAGGGGCCCGAGGTCGACTAGGCAGAAGGGATGAGGATGCTGGACTCCCTCGGCCAGTGCAGCTGGATGAGATACACCCCTACACAGTGACTTCTGTGTCCTGTTGCCATGGAAACACTCTACTAGCTGTTCGCC CGGTTACAGATGAGCCAGTTCCACCGTGA
- the NEK8 gene encoding serine/threonine-protein kinase Nek8 isoform X1, whose protein sequence is MEKYERIRVVGRGAFGIVHLCLRKADQKLVIIKQIPVEQMTKEERQAAQNECQVLKLLNHPNVIEYYENFLEDKALMIAMEYAPGGTLAEFIQKRCNSLLEEETILHFFVQILLALHHVHTHLILHRDLKTQNILLDKHRMVVKIGDFGISKILSSKSKAYTVVGTPCYISPELCEGKPYNQKSDIWALGCVLYELASLKRAFEAANLPALVLKIMSGTFAPISDRYSPELRQLVLSLLSLEPSQRPPLSHIMAQPLCIRALLNLHTDLGSVRMRRAEKSLVPGPPMAPGGSTGSRSAGARCRGIPRGLGRPAIPPPLSSVYAWGGGLSAPLRLPMLNTEVVQVAAGRTQKAGVTRSGRLILWEAPPLGAGGGALLPGAVEQQQPQFVSRFLEGQSGVTIKHVACGDLFTACLTDRGIIMTFGSGSNGCLGHGSLNDISQPTIVEALLGYEMVQVACGASHVLALSTERELFAWGRGDGGRLGLGTRESHSCPQQVSMPPGQEAQRVVCGIDSSMILTVPGRALACGSNRFNKLGLDRLSLGEEPAPNQQVEEALSFTPLGSAPFDREPLLSVDLGTAHSAAVTASGDCYTFGSNQHGQLGTNARRVSRAPCQVQGLQNIKIAMVACGDAFTVAVGAEGEVYSWGKGARGRLGRRDEDAGLPRPVQLDEIHPYTVTSVSCCHGNTLLAVRPVTDEPVPP, encoded by the exons ATGGAGAAGTACGAGCGGATCCGAGTGGTGGGGAGAGGTGCCTTCGG GATTGTGCACCTGTGCCTGCGCAAGGCCGACCAGAAGCTGGTGATCATCAAGCAGATCCCAGTGGAGCAGATGACCAAAGAAGAGCGGCAAGCAGCCCAAAATGAGTGTCAGGTCCTCAAACTACTCAACCACCCCAATGTCATTGAGTACTATGAGAACTTCCTGGAGGACAAGGCCCTCATGATTGCCATGGAATATGCACCAG GTGGCACCCTGGCTGAGTTCATCCAAAAGCGCTGTAATTCCTTGCTAGAGGAGGAGACCATCCTGCATTTCTTTGTGCAGATCCTGCTGGCACTGCATCATGTGCATACCCATCTCATCCTGCACCGGGACCTCAAGACTCAAAACATCCTTCTTGACAAACACCGCATGGTTGTCAAGATTGGTGACTTCGGCATCTCCAAGATCCTTAGTAGCAAGAGCAAGGCCTACACG GTGGTGGGCACCCCGTGCTACATCTCCCCTGAACTGTGTGAGGGCAAGCCTTACAATCAGAAGAGTGACATCTGGGCCCTGGGTTGTGTCCTCTATGAGCTGGCCAGTCTCAAGAGGGCCTTTGAAGCTGCA AACCTGCCAGCATTGGTGCTGAAGATCATGAGTGGCACCTTTGCACCCATCTCTGACCGGTACAGCCCTGAGCTACGCCAGCTGGTCCTCAGtctgctcagcctggagccctCACAGCGGCCACCACTCAGCCACATCATGGCACAGCCCCTCTGCATCCGTGCCCTCCTCAACCTTCACACCGACCTGGGCAGTGTCCGCATGAGGAG GGCAGAGAAGTCTCTGGTCCCCGGGCCACCCATGGCCCCCGGCGGCAGCACAGGGAGCAGGAGCGCCGGCGCCCGCTGCAGGG GCATTCCCCGGGGACTCGGCCGGCCGGCCATTCCGCCACCGCTGTCGTCGGTTTACGCGTGGGGTGGCGGGCTCAGCGCCCCTCTGCGGCTGCCGATGCTCAACACAGAAGTGGTGCAGGTGGCAGCTGGACGCACGCAGAAGGCCGGCGTCACGCGCTCGGGGCGCCTCATCCTGTGGGAG GCCCCGCCCCTAGGCGCCGGAGGGGGCGCCCTTCTGCCCGGGGCCgtggagcagcagcagccccagttCGTCTCCCGCTTCCTGGAGGGCCAGTCAGGCGTGACTATCAAGCACGTGGCCTGTGGGGACCTCTTCACTGCTTGCCTGACCG ACCGAGGTATCATCATGACCTTTGGCAGTGGCAGCAATGGGTGCCTGGGCCATGGAAGCCTCAATGACATCAGCCAG CCCACCATTGTGGAGGCCCTGCTGGGCTATGAGATGGTGCAGGTGGCCTGTGGGGCATCTCATGTGCTGGCCCTGTCCACTGAGCGAGAACTCTTTGCCTGGGGCCGCGGAGATGGTG GCCGGCTGGGACTGGGCACCAGGGAGTCCCACAGCTGCCCCCAGCAGGTGTCcatgcccccaggacaggaagccCAGCGGGTTGTATGTGGCATTGACTCCTCCATGATCCTCACTGTACCTGGCAGAGCCCTGGCCTGCGGGAGTAACAG GTTCAACAAGCTGGGCCTGGACCGCCTCtccctgggggaggagcctgcccCCAACCAGCAGGTGGAGGAGGCCCTGAGCTTCACACCGCTAGGTTCTGCACCCTTTGACCGGGAGCCCCTGCTCAGCGTGGACCTGGGCACTGCTCATTCAGCTGCCGTGACTG CCTCTGGTGACTGCTATACTTTTGGCAGCAATCAGCATGGGCAGCTGGGCACTAATGCCCGCCGGGTCAGCCGGGCACCTTGTCAAGTCCAAGGCCTGCAGAACATCAAGATAGCAATGGTAGCCTGTGGGGATGCCTTCACTGTAGCCGTTGGGGCAG AAGGTGAAGTGTACTCATGGGGCAAAGGGGCCCGAGGTCGACTAGGCAGAAGGGATGAGGATGCTGGACTCCCTCGGCCAGTGCAGCTGGATGAGATACACCCCTACACAGTGACTTCTGTGTCCTGTTGCCATGGAAACACTCTACTAGCTGTTCGCC CGGTTACAGATGAGCCAGTTCCACCGTGA